One part of the Plasmodium yoelii strain 17X genome assembly, chromosome: 13 genome encodes these proteins:
- a CDS encoding centrin-2, putative, translating into MTENTSIRRRYEKSFTERPGFTEDEIEEIREAFNLLDTDGTGTIDPKEIKCAMQSLGLDVKNPMIFRMIADLEKDGYSSIDFEEFMEVITSKLGNKDTREGIQRIFNLFDDDKTGSISLKNLKRVAKELGETLTDEELRDMIDRADSKGEGEISFEDFYTIMTKKSFL; encoded by the exons ATGACAGAAAATACGTCTATAAGAAGAAGATACGAAAAAAGTTTTACAGAACGCCCAGGTTTTACTGAAGATGAAATTGAGGAAATAAGAGAAGCTTTTAATTTATTGGATACTGATGGAACtg GAACAATTGATccaaaagaaataaaatgtgCTATGCAAAGTTTAGGATTGGATGTAAAGAATCCTATGATATTTAGAATGATAGCAGATTTGGAAAAAGACGGTTATTCATCAATTGATTTTGAAGAATTTATGGAAGTTATAACTTCCAAATTG gGAAATAAAGATACAAGAGAAGGAATTCAAAGAATATTTAATCTTTTTGATGATGATAAGACAGGATCtatttctttaaaaaatttaaaaagagTTGCAAAAGAATTAGGAGAAACATTAACTGATGAAGAATTAAGAGATATGATTGATCGTGCTGATTCAAAAGGTGAAGGAGAAATTTCTTTTGAAGATTTTTATACAataatgacaaaaaaaagttttttataa